A window of Pomacea canaliculata isolate SZHN2017 linkage group LG3, ASM307304v1, whole genome shotgun sequence contains these coding sequences:
- the LOC112558511 gene encoding uncharacterized protein LOC112558511 — protein MIVSFFLRKISRLEDDVLQLKQMLLDFMAEGKPRVNREAETDFVASMVTQHDQDITNLISDVQGLKELTGSTFVRWGRNECPDNATLVYRGFTSASHYDDTASTPNRLCLTDTPGFDSTDMYGDFYQRVFGAEYFVTGPNHTVVPCAVCRTPQPTTIMVPGTWNCSEGWDTQYIGHIIGHFFTDIRASEYICLDAEPEDADGNEAGWDSGLAMYAIISCGSLPCRHTRLTRLSRALCAPSRLKGGTLLYNFIIQFTARRKKTKLQ, from the exons ATGATCGTGAGTTTTTTCTTGAGAAAGATCTCCAGGCTCGAAGACGATGTCCTGCAACTCAAACAAATGCTGTTAGACTTCATGGCTGAAGGAAAGCCAAGGGTAAACAG GGAAGCGGAAACCGATTTTGTTGCATCTATGGTTACTCAGCATGACCAAGACATTACAAATTTAATTTCGGATGTTCAAGGTCTAAAAGAGTTAACAG GTTCCACTTTTGTACGATGGGGTAGAAACGAGTGTCCAGATAACGCTACGCTAGTTTACAGAG GATTCACCTCCGCCTCTCATTACGACGACACGGCGTCGACACCCAACCGGTTATGTCTGACAGACACTCCAGGGTTCGACAGCACGGACATGTACGGCGACTTCTACCAGCGCGTGTTTGGTGCCGAGTACTTCGTCACCGGACCCAACCACACCGTCGTGCCCTGCGCCGTCTGCCGTACCCCTCAGCCCACCACCATCATGGTCCCGGGTACGTGGAACTGCTCGGAGGGTTGGGACACACAGTACATCGGACACATCATCGGCCACTTCTTCACCGATATCAGAGCTTCGGAGTACATCTGCCTAGACGCCGAGCCAGAGGATGCTGACGGGAACGAGGCTGGGTGGGACTCCGGTCTCGCAATGTATGCGATAATCTCGTGCGGTTCTCTCCCTTGCCGCCATACGAGGCTGACGAGGTTGTCACGTGCGTTGTGTGCTCCAAGTAGATTGAAAGGGGGAACTTTGCTTTACAACTTTATAATTCAGTTCACAGCGagacgaaaaaaaacaaaattacagtga